One segment of Carya illinoinensis cultivar Pawnee chromosome 13, C.illinoinensisPawnee_v1, whole genome shotgun sequence DNA contains the following:
- the LOC122292808 gene encoding fasciclin-like arabinogalactan protein 11, whose product MTKNAVFSFSLLLIFLFRCCCTTAAAQVPDITKILEKPGRFSILLRLLKSTGIINQLNGELQKSNTGFTLFAPPDKAFSDLRSGSINSLSDLQKVRLIQYHILATYVTLPNFQTLGNPVPTQAGDTSAGAFPLIVSSSGNDVEISTGVVNATVGSVVYSDNNLVVYQVDKVLLPLAIFSDYKPDSVTVAESNPPVSAKVDKSAGVVSLPMHGMLAFLRIAVNIAALAL is encoded by the coding sequence ATGACCAAAAATGCTGTCTTTTCCTTCTCACTTCTACTCATATTTCTCTTCCGGTGCTGCTGTACCACTGCCGCTGCCCAGGTTCCCGATATCACCAAAATCCTTGAGAAGCCTGGCCGGTTCTCGATCTTACTCCGCCTCCTAAAGAGCACCGGAATAATTAACCAACTCAACGGGGAGCTTCAGAAATCAAACACTGGTTTTACCCTTTTTGCTCCACCGGACAAAGCATTTTCGGACCTCAGATCAGGCAGCATTAACTCTCTAAGTGACCTCCAAAAGGTCCGACTTATACAGTACCATATCTTAGCCACTTACGTCACTCTGCCAAATTTCCAAACTTTGGGCAACCCGGTGCCAACCCAGGCCGGAGACACCAGCGCAGGAGCGTTCCCACTAATTGTCAGCTCCTCCGGCAATGACGTGGAGATCTCCACCGGCGTTGTGAATGCCACAGTGGGCAGTGTAGTGTACTCGGATAATAATCTGGTTGTGTATCAAGTGGATAAAGTGCTTCTTCCTTTGGCAATTTTTAGCGACTATAAGCCTGATTCGGTAACGGTGGCGGAGAGTAATCCTCCTGTTTCTGCTAAAGTAGACAAATCTGCAGGTGTGGTGAGTCTCCCCATGCATGGAATGCTGGCTTTTCTTCGAATTGCAGTGAATATCGCAGCGTTGGCTTTGTGA